A segment of the Xenopus tropicalis strain Nigerian chromosome 6, UCB_Xtro_10.0, whole genome shotgun sequence genome:
CATTATAGGAAATGAGAGAACACATTGCATTATAGACATAATGATTTGTATAGAAGTTTAGCTTATTCATATCTATTACCATATACATGTCATAGCATAAAGGGAACCCTGGTAGTTTTGTGAGCGAGATAATGCAGGGTAGAGGGTAAATTAAACTTGTGAACTTTGGGGGGTAACTTATATACATAGTTATATCGTTTGGCTTATATGTTATACTTGCAATCGCTCTTTGGGGTGTGGGGGTTTGTAGCTTACCCCACCTAGTAAGAGCTATACGATTTGCCAAAGTATTGTGGGGGGTTTGTGGTGTCTCGACCTGCTGAACGGTTGTAGCAGGAATAGGTagcataataaacatttttgcGACATAGCCGAAAATTTTTAAAGAGGTAAACAGTTAAACATTTCACATGGGTTAGAAATAGTGATATACCGTTACCCAATATTAACTAGCAGGTAGTAGTGGTATACTTTCTCTCTCCAGTCATtcttttgctctttttggtgtTGCTTTTAAGTTATAGTCCTTTAATAGTCTGTGTTTCGGAGTCCTTGGAGTCCTTGGAGTCCGTCTTTGCTGCGGCGCTTCTCTCCATTCGTTGTCTGTGTCAATGTCGGATTGAGCAAGATCTTCGTCTTCTTCTATCCAGCCTGGTAACGGAATTTCTTCCAATTGTAGTTTATTAAACAGTTCTTTGGTATCTCTAGGTGATCGGAGAGTAAATTGCTGGCCATTTTTGACTGTTATTAAGCAGAAAGGGAAACCCCATCGGTACTGTATATTGTTGGCTCTCAGTAGGTCAGTTAGGGGTTTCAATTGTTTCCTTTTGGTTAAGGTATATCTAGATAAGTCCTGAAACAGTGAGATTTTTTGATCATCAAAAGTAATTTTTGTTGTTGTCCTGGCTTTATTTAAGATTTCCTCTTTAGTTTGGAAATCATGTATGCAGCATAATATATCTCGCGGCGCTTCTGGGGGGGCATTCCTAGGTTTGATCACTCTGTGTTCACGATCAATTTTTATCTCTGTGTGAACGTCCCTTCCCAGGATGCCATTAAATATTTGCAGGAGGGCTGAGTGTATTTCTTCTTTTGCAACAGATTCAGGCACTCCTCTGGCTCGAATATTATTTCTCCTGTTTCTATTTTCAATATCATCTATATGACGGTTAGCTTCTTCTAGCTGTGTTTTTTGGTTTTGAATTATGCCCCAAAGTTTCTTTTGGTTACAGAGCACAGTACCTTGTTTTTGTTCCAGAGTAAAGGTTCTGCCCGCCATATTTGAGAGGTCTGTTTTTATCTCTTGCAGTTCTGCTCTCAGACTTTCAGTCGACTCACGGAGGAGATTTTTGATGTCATCTTTTGTTGGTAGAGCTCTCAGGTAAGTCTGGAGGGAGATATCGCTATCGCTCTCTGGGTCAGAGGAGTCCTGGGCCCGTTGATCATAAGTGGATGCATCAGTTTCAGTCgcgggcgccattttgtgaacatcGTGGTCTGTCTTAGATTGTTTAAATATCGGCGCTATGCTTTTTTCTGACTGTGCTTGTTTCTCCACTGATTGTCTCTCACGTTCGGGTTTGCTTTTGTGAGTTTTCCCCATGTTTTATGCTATTAGCTCGGCTTAGTGTCGCTGTTCTTGCGGAGCTCGCCTATTCTGCTGCCATTCAGTGTCGTGGTCAGCCACGCCCCcccattttttccacaatttttgtgctttttcaattcgaatCTTTGGATAAATtacatggaaatgagtttagttgtggtttcaaaaactataaaaccacaaaattccaaatgttaataaacagTCCTCTTAAAGTCCTAAATGATTATTTAGCAGAAAGAAAACTTATGTGTAATAGTGTATATGCCTCAGCTTTATCAGAGAACATTCTGGGGAGAATATTTGTTGTAATTATAAcctaagggctgatttattattaacctgtatttttttttggagcagttatAGATCAATGGTTACTGATAGGTAGAGATGTTAACACTCTAAAATTGTAGCCTTTGAAGAAACTGGATATATGGATGGTGTCTGATGACCTTAGGATGAATGCATCCATGTGCATAGTGAATCTGTGTGTACTGCAATCTCCTATGAAAGGACGAGATACAGTTCCAGTTTTCCAgtctttttcacttttttacttATACTTTGGTCACTTGCTGACAATGTATTCATTTAATGTTCAAACCGATAACATTGTAAATCAGTCCTTTTCCTTTTATACATAGTGAATATAGggataattgtttttattatgccAAATACATTCTCAGCAAATCTGGAACACTGGTAAAATTTCATGGAAACCtcaaaaacacacacactgtaATGTTTCATTATAAAGATAACTGTAACAGTATATTATACTATAGGAACATTTATAAAACTCATAAATGGGTAGATCACAATGATTAGAATGACTCACAGAAGAAGTTTAGATTTCAGGCTAGTTGATAAATAATGAATGCTGCAAAATCATGGAAAAGAAACACCTTGTTTGAATTCCAAAGATACACTTCTATTAACAGGTTTTAAGCAGTATTTGAAATTTTTacatatttggcattttttttaattaaaaaaaacaaattgcaactTTATGGAAACGATCAAAAGTTTGCTGCAATTCATGTCAAAACTGTGACCTATTTGACTATGAttattgaaaatctgcccatATGTGATATAATTTATATGGGACTTTGACTAGTACtagatttaatttatatttatgataTGAATTTATCTCATTTGAAAGGCTAAGAATATGAACCCTGCATGGCCTGTTCTGTGGCTGTGCAGATACCTCTCAGCCATGGGAGACTGAGTTCctgttgtgccattattatttctgggagttcCTTGTAGCCATGTTCTCCCACAATTTGCAGGTGTTGGCAATTATTCATTTTGTTCCCTTTAAAGGTCCCTCCTCTGTTTGGTCCTGGCTGGATCATTTTGTTAATCTTGTTAATTTTTTGGTTGCTCCTAAATCTGTATCCTGTGTCTTCCTGAATTGGTTACCTTATTATGCAAAGTTCTGTTCCTGAGTTCTTGGTGATCCATGTTCCTGTACTTTGAGTTTCTAGTGAAGTTCTGTGCTCAAAATTCTTTGTGTCTGTCTCCTGGTAACCTGCAATCCATTATCTGCTTGATACCTAGCCATGGGGCTCCAAATTAATGGTGTGAACCTGCACTGCCATAAGATCTCTGACATAATGATCCAGCCAGGACCAAATGGAGGAGGGACCTTTTAAAGGGAACACAATGAATAATCACCAACACTTGGCAAAAGGCAGAAGAATGTGGCTACAAGGAACTCCaagaaataataatggcacaacagGACTCAATCTCCACTGTCTGAGAGGTACCTGAACAGCCACTGAATAGGCCATGCAAGGTTCAAGTAACAATAGTTACTTATAGAATACTCACTTACCATTAtcatgcacctgggcagtaacccacagcaacaagCATTTTCTTTTCAACAATGTGCAAGTGGAACAATGTAAAAAACAATGGGTTATTGTTCACGTCCAAATTTGTCCAGTATTGATAAATTAACCCTTATACAGCTTGTACGCAATCTTGAATTTGTTGTGTCTACTAGAACAGTCTGGAAATCATCTGGCACAAACCTTATTCAGAAATGGAAATATATACAATACAGGTGGGTAATAGTATGGTAAAGTGTGTTAAATGTTGCTTTAACTATGTGTTACTTTTTGAAACTCAAATTTTTTCAGTTTATTCATATGTCTCATTATTGGTTTAATTTTTGGTGCTACAGTATGTAACAGAAATCCTTCAGTGGGATGTGTACCATTTTTTTTAGGTCCAGTGTTTAACAAGCTTAATGGAGCATGCTCACAAGATATTTTCTGTATTGGTGTAATTTGAATTATCTGTTCTATGGCTGTCACTGGAAGTGCTGTTTCTTGCATTGCTATTGTTTGATGATGaagtattttctttttcacattttatttcttcCTTTTCATCCTCTTGTGCCTTGAAGGCTCTATGAAGAACATCGCGAATTGATTGACTGGATTTCTGTTTCCACAGTCTTCCGACAATGAAGTAAATATATGGATTGGCAGTAGAACTGAGAGCTGCAGTTAGTATACTGACAAAGTAAAGACCAAGAGTATCTTGTATTGAAGGCAAAAGTCTGAAGTACATTAGAAACCAGAGAAAGTTGAATGGTATCACAgacaaaatgaaaatgaagactgcagcaataataatgatataaagcCTTGATGGGTATCTGTTCCTAAAGGTCTTCTTTATAGCAATTAGCAGAGTGACACTAGAAAGGATCATTAGTGGCAGACAGATGCAAATGCTTAAAGTGAATCTCATAATCTGCACTCCTGTACAAACTTCTGTCTGATTACGAAAATCATTATCAGGACATGCTAAGTTTACTGTGAGACTTTCTGAGCATCCAAGAATCCAAAGGCAAATGCACATTGTTACTGACAGTGTCTTTGGGCGATGGCTACGATACCAAAGAGGGAAAAGCACAGAAATGCATCTTTCCATGCTGATAGCTGTTAGAAAGTACATTCCAGAATATAGGGAAAGATCATAAATGCTTTGTAAAAAGGTATAAAATACAACAATGCCTTCAAAATCAGGATTGCTACCAACTAATGTGTTTATATTGACCATCATTAAAATAGCAGCAAATGTTAGTAACAGCAGGTCAGCTGCAGCTAAGTTAataatgtaaacagtgtatttgGTCCGTGGGATCCTGAAGAAAAGGTACCAGAACACTATTATATTTCCCACTATTCCAATCAGACAGAGGCCCATGGCAACAGCAGCAGTTATTGAATAATGTATGACAGAGTTTGGAGCATGACTTTTATCAAAGTTGTTTGTATCATTAAATTGCGTTGTGTTTGTGTCGTTAGATGCCATTTCTTCTTCACTCCTCTTCTTTGCCTCTCTTCTGACGCACCTGTTTTACAAACATATATGAAAACCATTATTACCAGTGTGAACTATATTTTAGTTACAGTTAAGTCAACAATGCCTTTACTCATGAGATCTGAGTGACAGAAACACTATTATGTATCAGTTGAAAGGTTTGGAAAACACCTTATTCCCTAAGAGAATGCAATCTGTAGTAGTGTAAGTATATCTATAGTTTtccacagaagtaaaaaaaacagcttcatacttaagctgggttgaaaaaagatccaaacgctatcaagttcaacccttccaagcaaatccCAGAGCACACACatagatccatactgacctatatatacactcagaTACATAAACCAATTATAAACACAATTGCATATAAGAAAAAATcatcaatgagaattctacttacCAAAACCTTAAATTATACATGCACTGATGAGAATGCTGATTACTAGCACTGTCCGTTATCTTATACTTTTAATCCGtgtaaatctaaataaatgactAATTAAGTCATCATAATGTATCATTggttttataactttttttattttagagtgGTACATTTGCTGAATCATTCAGTTCTGATATTGCAGGGCTAATCAAAAATTACTTTGGTTGTTTCAAAAAGTTTTTCCTATAACTAGTGGTCAGTCATCAAGCATTATTACGAATAGTTTTAGAGCCGTCTACTTGAGCCGCTTGTAGATGACTACTTGCAGTAGGCTAGAAGAGACTTTGTGTTGTAATCTGTAACTTGCCCCATAGAATACAATGAAATATCAATGCCTTCTTCAGGCTAAAGTTGCTTACGTGGCAAAGGACTAAAGAAAAGACAATTAACTCAATTAAATTCATTTGTGTGATTTTCTTAATATTCCCAGTTTATCATTCATTAAgtgaatataatttataaatgagTACTTTTTGGTCTATTACGTGGTAAAATGTCCTGTGCAGATAtttccagttcagactttttagtaaatgtaagacattcatggaaattagtttattcaaattttaaaattaaaaaaaagagaaatgttagaattttagtaaatctgccccttaaagtctGCCGTAAACACTGATTAACTATAACACAATAGAATACAGTAACTATTACACACAAGAATAGGCtgtaattaatttgttttttgtgtATCATGCTTGTCATacctatttttaaacatttttgctgAACTAAACTTGCTGTGCAAGTTTCTGACCACCACAACTAATCTCTTCAGTACAAAAAGATATGAAGCAGCCACACTGTGCCAACTCCATAAATGAGGAGAGTACTTGCTATTCACTGCCCTAGGGAAACATGCTATTTCACCATCAGGAGTGAAAAACTTGCAAGCCACACCCATTTGCAAGGAATGGGTTAACATTCACACAAAAGCCCCCATTTTCCTTACAAAATTGCCTTCGTTGTGATAAAAACATGAAGAATTCAGAAACTGAAGAATATTTAATATAAGAAAAAATGTATTGctgttttgatgagagacagaTTTGTGGCAATTGATCTAGAATTCTGCACCACACTAactccttaggggctgatttactaacccacaaatccgacccgaattggaaaagttccgacttgaaaacgaatattttgcgattttttcgtatgttttgcgattttttcggattctgtacgaatttttcggatccaatacgatttttgcgtaaaaacgcgagtttttcgtatccattacgaaagttgcgtaaaaagttgcgcattttgcgtagtgaaaatgcgcaacttttcgcgtaagttttaacgctacgcaaaatgcgcaactttttaagtaccgatcattacgaaaaaagcgcaatcggactccattcgacccgttcgtgggtaagtaaatcagccccttagtttcccCTAAATCTGATTTTTTGTTAAACTGATGGTCAGACAGATGCTGACAGACAGGACTATTCTCAAATCAAATATGTTATTATAAAGTGTAATAAAAATGCAAGTTGGTTCTTGGTAATGTAGCACAATGCATGAAAGTATATACATAAATTAAGGAAGTTAAAAAcattactttatataaaaaaaaggcaagaaTGATGATAAAAAGGGAAAGTTTTCATAATGGCCTTTGCACCttggtttttgtgtgttttattatCATGGACAATGGATAAACAAAAAATTGCTTGCTCTACACAGACATTTTTCCACAATTAGGACAACGAATCACATAAAAAGTTATAAGAATTCACTGTGAAACAATAGCCACTGCCCAATAATAAATAACGTAATCCAGTTTAAATGCAAGGCTATCCTACCATAATCTACCTAGTTGTACCTTTCTGTGTCTGGTGTGGGTACAACTTTATCCTATGGATACCATGCACTCTCCATTATTTGATACTCCATTCAACCAATTTGCAGCATTAatacaaacattaaaataaaataggcAGCTGCAAGTGTGGTCATACAAAAATGAATGCATGCCACGTTTTGACCTGTAACCCTGCATGCTTTCTTCTTCCTcgttctgtgtattttttttctatgaaaagtTTCTGTTGCAGACATGTTATGCTGAAGTTGTTAATTGCAAGTTCTATAAAGCAACCAAGTAACTGCTCAAACAGCAGGTGTATCTGTTCTCTTTTACAAAGAAGCTGCACATGTAGTTCAGATCAGCAACTAACAGTATGATGAAAGCACCTAATCTGGTGCCTCTTTAATAAAGAATCATGTGTGATCACTAAAGCTGTTAGAGGCCACTGGAATATTAATAGTTTGGATAAGAACTTGGGATCTGTGATACCTGATACTCCTTTAGTTACAAGTTGGAACTTTAATTTTTGGAATCTTTTAGTTCAGATAGACCCAGTTAGATGTTTCCAAAAAGTTTAGAAATCCTGGTTGACCCATGACAAACTTGTATCCTAGTTGTACTTCATGTAGATATATGACACCGGGGGATAGTTTTCTACAGCCTGGGAGGAGGTTCCAGATTAGACATTATATTACATGCTCTGCCACACATGTAATGCATCTTGTAACTTGTCCTTGTAGTTTGTCTTATGCTGATAATTTAAACCTTATGCTTAGATTGAGGATGAATGCCTACCACTCCACAATTAACACTGGATTTCAAAGTGGCAAGACATCTAAGCCAGCGGTTAAgcattttctggaaaaggggCACGTTACCTATTAAATAGGCAAGGAGCATGTCCCCCCCCCTCCTTAGAAGGGGTGAATGATTAATTATACTTTTTACTTCAGAGGGATGTTTCAGTATCAAGACACTTAGTACTTTGGCTCCTTTGGGGTATTTGTCTTTAAGATCAATACTGTAGCATATATTACAacgtatgtatatatttatatgtaattagATATTATGTGATAGAATTACATTTtgattatattattttatgtttgatatattatattatgataCATTTTATTGAAGGTTTCAGTATTTCAGTGTTAAAAGCTGCTGTTTTGGGGGACCCGGCTGGGGGGTTGGGCACCCGGGCCCGTTATTGGTCACATTTCCAGCAAGGTTGCctcttcttctacctctttccagttttgaaatgggagtcactgaccccatcagccaaagCTATTGCCCTTTGAGActctaattttattgttattgttactttttattacatatctttctattcagacccttctactcatcttccagtctctcattcaaatgacagcttggttgctagggtaaatttcaTGTttacaaccagatagctgctaaactcTAAACTTAAGTGCTCCTAAACATAAAGCTAACACTAACACTAAatagcactgtctacatcatactaaaatgtaatttaaaggtgaactacccatttaaagtGAAGAAATTCATGTATTGGGGAGTAGGGGCTAAGCAGCAACTGTCCTACATTAGAATGTGATTAAATGGTCTTATTGAGAAGGCAGTAAAAATGTACTTTCCCTCAAATTAATCAGCTTCCCTATCtaagcaaatgtaaaataaaaaataaaagatccAGTGTGATGACAAATAGAACTTATTATACTGACCAGCGAGCTCTTCCTCTTGTGGTCCTTGTGCAAAGAATACGTAGCTCTCCAGGCACCAGGCTTTATGCTGCCAGTAGTTTGTTACACTGACAAAAATACTCAAGATTTAGGCATTATTAATAATACTTACAGGAAAGGTGGAGTTGAATGAGAGGCATATGGGCAGGTTCAGATGCATGTGGTGTTTCCCTTTTTGACAGAGAGACTGCATACTAGTACTGTTGTGAAATACTGGAAAGCTCTAATTTGTGTCCAGTGTTACAATCATTGGTGCCCCAATTAGCCACATTCAAAAGCTATCATTAAAGTTATTTATATGTagctttatatttattcattctaTCTtgtgaatattgataaatattttGCATATATGCAAATATTATGGCACCTCTATGTCTTGTAGCATCTTGTGTTAAAAACAACAGAAATGATAAGACTTTGTTGCTGAACAGGTTTGGCTTTGGTGGAGCATGGTTATATTGGAATGACTGGGTAACAGCAGGGCTTTAAGGGTACCTGTTTCTAACAGCCTTGAATAGAGGGAAAACCAAGCATATGAATGTTTCAGCTCTGTGTTGATGCCATTGTTCTGGTTATGCAGGGCATTTCCACTTACATAACACCAAAAGTGTTACTTTTTTGGAGAAAACATGATTACTCGCATTGTATTGGATACAGAACTCACATTCCTTACCTGTAAAACTAGGTGCAAGACTATTATGAAATGTCTAATAATTGTCAGAAATAAGCAATATAGCTTCCACTTTGACATAGTCTTAAAGTAAAAAGCACAGTGTAATTCCAAAGCTTTTTCTTTCAACAGAGTGTTGTCTCAATATTAATACTAAGAGGTGGGGACCCCTCCCTCCTTTACCACTTTCTATAGAAAGAGGCAAAATTGaaatctatatctatataatttaaaaaagcaCATTGGTCAGAGTATAAGTACAAAACAATAGccttcccaactgatatctggttgGAGCATGGCCAAATATCAACTGGGTGGAAAGTCACAAGCTCTATATCTGACATGTTTATTTTGGAGGCGCCAAATTATGGAATCAGCCTACTATCTTGCACTTATTCTACTGTAACCAGAGGGAGAAACATACAGTAGGAGGACAGCAGTTAATCACTTACTGATGTATTGAATTTGGTTTCCTTTCAAGTGTCAACTGTTGCCTGGGGCCTCTAGGGTGATTGTGACCCAACAGATAATTTTTAGGCCCGATCTGCTGATTGCCTAGGAATTGGGGAAATGAGGGGGGTTGGTTTTAAAAGATACATTTCTACTCTCTGAACTTGAAGTACTGCAGATTACAGAATTTACATCCTATTACTCTATAGTACTTTTCCGAACAGATTGTAGATTGTACAACCTGCGGCCCCTAAAAGGTTATTACCATGCAGTTTTTAGacattttagatattttttcCAAAAACGTTATCGTTATTAAATCAAAATAAAGCGAATCATTTTTATTAGAAAGGCACAAATGTATACGTAATTAAGAGAcacataaagtaaaaaaatgtctGAAGCACACCATTTTAGCTCATACTTCATACACCTTTAGTAAAAGGTCCATATTATACTTACACAACACTAGTGTCAGTTTCCTCAGGAGCAGTTTAACCTTACTGTATGTCGGTGGAGTGTTGAACGAAATTAGACTACCCAGAGAAACCCCCCTCAGACACAGGCAGAACAATAAAATGTGCTAATAGTTCCCATATTACAAATTAAGGACCACCATCCTGCAAAGCAGGTTTCAACTGGATTGTGATgatcttgattttttttgtttatgctgAGTTTGGGGatttgttaaataaacccaatagatttgttttgcctcAATATGAATTAATGAAGCTTAGTTATTATCAGGTACaaggttatgttttattattacagagaaaagggaaatcatttttaaaatcagaattatttgcttaaaatgggctatGTTGGGGaatgtgggagatggcctttctgtaattcagagctttctggataatgtgtttttcGATAAAGGATCCATTACCTGTATATGAATACAGAGGTTTGATCGCTTTTTAACGAGGAAATTTTagtgagaaaatacaggattACTGACATTACCTTTCAGCACAAGGTTGATCCAAGGACTGACCCAAATGCTTTTCCCGCTCTTAGAGAGGCTTCAAGTGAgatttttcaccttcctctggatcagctagcattTAGGTAGGTATCATTTACACTAAAATGTTGAACTTAagggatgtatgtcttttttcaactttaaTTACTATGGGGGGGTTTACTGAAACTCaattttttcagatttatatttgtttaaaaactaATTTCAGCAAATGGCAATGGAAACACACCTTTATGAGCTGCAGTAGTTGCCAGTTCTGTAATTTGATTTTTAGATCAGCAGTTGATAAgggagttaaaggagaactaaagcttaactaaagaagtagaacaaaaatgttgtactttatgTTTTAGGCTCCCATACCAGCCCAAGGGAACCACAGCCCTTACACAGgggagatctgtgcctccaaagatacccccagtagctccccatcttattttctgctgattcactactcttgctctgtgctgctttcagttactgagcatagggaccaactcacaatatactgtgtatatagaatataaatgccacaatataaggctgaataGTCATTAATTCATATTCACGTTACCtgtcagctcagaaaccagtgcaattagcatcaaccCTGTAGCattatgacaggccagcctcattttctgcttgataatttgtgacaactcCTAAGCTTAGCAAGTTTCACCCTACTAAGCTTCACAacgttattaaaaaaaatatggctcTCAGGACGCCCATTATTAGTATGGCAGTTTCCTtacccttcccaaacttgcttttgtctgctgctgtagcatttttcttcccctgaagttatcagcagtgctcttcaaggcaaggggggggggcaaagggtcCTCCacccacctttccctaatcacctttccctaatctgcagctgccaacattatatatttatgaacagTTCAcatggggtcacgctgagtgtccttttattatttatttgattattgaaacttagcagtagctgctgcatttcccaccctaggcttatactcgagttaataagtttttccagttttcttaggtaaaattaggtacctcgg
Coding sequences within it:
- the LOC116411743 gene encoding mas-related G-protein coupled receptor member D-like, yielding MASNDTNTTQFNDTNNFDKSHAPNSVIHYSITAAVAMGLCLIGIVGNIIVFWYLFFRIPRTKYTVYIINLAAADLLLLTFAAILMMVNINTLVGSNPDFEGIVVFYTFLQSIYDLSLYSGMYFLTAISMERCISVLFPLWYRSHRPKTLSVTMCICLWILGCSESLTVNLACPDNDFRNQTEVCTGVQIMRFTLSICICLPLMILSSVTLLIAIKKTFRNRYPSRLYIIIIAAVFIFILSVIPFNFLWFLMYFRLLPSIQDTLGLYFVSILTAALSSTANPYIYFIVGRLWKQKSSQSIRDVLHRAFKAQEDEKEEIKCEKENTSSSNNSNARNSTSSDSHRTDNSNYTNTENIL